GCCGGTCACGGGCTTGGTCATCGAGGCGATCCAAAAGATCGAGTCCTTCGCCATCGGGGTTTTCTTCTCCAGATCCGAGTAGCCGTTCGTTGCCAGGTGCAGGGGCTTTTCCTTGTCTTCGATCAGGGTCACTGAGCCCGCGATTTCCTTGTCGGCGATCACCTTGTCCATGGCCGCGCTCACGGCGGGGAGGATGGGCGCATCTTGGGCGAAAGTGGCAAGGGTCGTGAGGCCGATGGCGAGGACTACGGGTTTCATTGTCGGAAGCTTAGATGTCGGGTTTGATCGGACGCAAGGACACGTCGTGCCTTGCGCTTGGGGGATGAGATGTGCCCGCGCTAATTTTCTTCCCGCCGGAAAAGATCTGTCCGACAAATCCGTAAATAGACCCGAAATGAAAATCCGTCTCCTTCTCGCCTCCCTGCTTCTCTCCGGAATCTCCCTCGCCGCGCCGGAAAAACTCTTCGACGGCAAGACCCTCACCGGTTGGAAGCTCAAGGGCTCCGACTACTGGACCGCTGCCGATGGCATTCTCAAAGGGGAAAGCGACGACAAGAAGCAGAGCTCGATCCTGTGGACCGAGAAGAGCTACAAGGATTTCACTATGGAGTTCGAATTCCGCTTCTCCGGTGACATCGACTCCGGTGTCTTTCTCCGGAATGAGAACGAGCAAATCCAGATCGGCACCTCCCGTTCGCTGAAGCGGGACATGACCGGCTCCCCCTATATCGGCAACAAGGGCAAGTATCCCCAAGAAGCCGAGGGCGTGAAGGATCTCCTCAAGACCGGCGAATGGAACAAAATGAAGATCGTGGCAAAGGGGAATACCTACACGGTCACCCTCAACGGCAAGCAGGTCATTGAATACGTCTCGGATACCGCGAAATCCGAGCCAGGTCCCCTCGGCCTTCAGATCCATCCGGGTGTGAAAATGAAGATCGAGTTCAAGGATCTTGCCGTCGAGGAGGCCTGACTCCGGAAGCTCCGGGGGCTTGATCGGCCATCCTTCCACCACGAGTGTCCCGGCACAGCGCCTGCTGCGACGGATTTGTCCCAATTTCCTGACCCACGGGGGCATTGACGTGCGGGGGAGCAAGTGCACAATTCCGCCCCCGGCGCGAAGGACCTGCCGGGGAAACCGGCCGCTCCCTGCGGCCACTACCTACCACCATGACCACCATCGCCATCAACGGGTTCGGGCGCATCGGCCGCCTCGTCTTCCGCGCCCTCGTCGAGCAGGGCCACCTCGGAACCACCTTCAACGTTGTCGCCGTGGGTGACATCGTTCCGGCGGACAACCTCGCCTACCTGCTCAAGTACGACTCCACGCAGGGCAAGTTCAACGGCACCGTCTCCTCCAAGAAGTCGAAGCCCGAGCTGGAAGAAGATGACGTGCTGGTGGTGAACGGCCATGAGATCAAGGTCGTGTCCGCCCGTTCCCCGGAAGGTCTCCCATGGGGCGAACTCGGCGTGGAAGTCGTGATCGAGTCCACCGGTCTCTTCACCGATGCAGAGAAGGCCAAGGGCCACCTCACCGCCGGTGCCAAGAAGGTCATCATCTCCGCCCCGGCCAAGGGCGAAGACGGTACCTTCGTGCAGGGCGTCAATGACGAGCTCTACGACGCTTCCAAGCACCATATCATCTCCAACGCGAGCTGCACCACCAACTGCCTCGCCCCGGTCGTCCACGTCCTTCTCAAGGAAGGATTCGGCATCGAGGAAGGCCTCATGACCACCATTCACTCCTACACCGCCACCCAGAAGACCGTGGACGGCCCGTCGAAGAAGGATTGGAAGGGTGGCCGCAGCGCCGCGATCAACATCATCCCGTCCACCACGGGTGCCGCCAAGGCTGTCGCCCTCGTTTGCCCGGAAGTGAAGGGCAAGCTCACCGGCATGTCCTTCCGCGTCCCGACCCCGACCGTGTCGGTGGTCGACCTTACCGTGAAGACGAGCAAGGCCACTTCGCTCGAGGAGATCAAGGCAGCCATCAAGAAGGCTTCCGAGACCTACCTGAAGGGCATCCTCGCCTACACCGAAGACGAAGTGGTTTCGACCGACTTCATCCACGACGCCCACTCCTCGATCTTCGACGCTGGCTCCTCCATCGAGCTGAACCCGACCTTCTTCAAGCTGGTCGCTTGGTACGACAACGAGTGGGGCTACTCCAACCGCGTGATCGACCTCCTCACGGACGTCGTGAAGAAGGGCCTCTAAGCCTGTTCTTCGCGCCACAAGCGTGATTTCAGAAGCACCCGGTCCCGCAAAGGGACCGGGTGTTCCTTTTTCCCCGAAGAGCGCTCCAAAAACCCGCGAGGCCTTGACCGAAAAGCTTCTCGCAAATTTCCGATCCCGCGAGTTAGTGTGCTAGGAATCATATGCGGGCCATGGGATTACGAGGAAAGTTCGCCACGGCACTTGCCATCGCCGCGGTCCTGCCGCTGGCGGTGGGGCTGATCGTCCTCCAGACCTTTGGCTTCCGGCATCTCCTCGCCACGAAGGGCCGCCAGCACGAGGCCGAGGCGGCCGCGCTCGCTCGCTCGCTGGAAAGCTCCGTCGAATCCCAGGCCGGGAATTTCTGGAGCTGGATCGCGGCGGACCCCTCGGTTCCGGAATTCGTCGCGCAGGCGGATACGGTGCCGGCAGATGCCCAGGCGACAAAGGACCTCGAAGCCCGTTGGAGAGGCCTTTCCCCCGAAGATCCGGTTCTCAAATCGATCCTCACCAATCGCGGTTCCAACAGCCTTGTGCGCTTTGCGGGGGCTCACCGCCAGGTCGCGGAGGTTCTCATCGCCGACAATACCGGGCGGATGATTGCCGCCTCTGGAAAAACATCCGACTACGATCAGTCCGATGAGGAGTGGTGGCAGATCGGCCGCTCCCTGAAAGAGCGGGGAATGTGGACCGACGAACTCCACTTCGATGAGAGTGCGGGTGTCTTTTCACTCGACCTCGTCCTGCCGGTCTATCGCGAAAAGAGTCTGAAGGGAGTCGCGAAACTGGTGCTCGATGTGACCCCCATGTTCCAGCGCCTGCGCCCGGATAGCCAGGCAGGAGGGGGGCGCCTGGAGATCTTGCTGCCGGATGGGCGCCTGCTTGCGCGCGGGGGAAAAGGCTACCGGGATGTCGGGAAGCCGCTCGACCCGGATTCCGTGCTTGCCGTCCGTATCGGACGGAGCGGATGGACTCTTACCAAGCCGGGGGATGACGATGTTGAGATGATGACCGGTTTTGCGGCCATCCAGTCCCGCTCCGTGGACCGCCAGCGCTTCGAGCCGGGTGGATATGTGCTTTTCTCGTCGCCGAAGGCTGAAGTCGTAGCACCGCTGCGCCGGCAGATTCTCATGATCGGCACTGGTGCCGGCCTGGCCACCGGCTTCTGCCTGCTCTGCGGCTACGCCTTGGTCAGCCGGAAGATCCTGAGCCCGCTCTCCGTCCTCGGCCAGGCGGCCCGCTCGGTCTCTGCCACCGCCCGTCTCAGGAAAGACGTCACGCTTTCCGATGATGAGGCCTTCGCGCTGCGTAAGACCGCGGAGGAGGATCTCGCGCGTATCGAGTCGATCCGCACCGGGGACGAGGTCGAGGAGCTGGCGGCCGACCTCGGAATCATGACCTCGCGGGTAATGCGCTATAACCGGGAGCTGGAGGAGGAGGTTGACGCCAAAACCTCGCTGATCCGGGAGGAACTGGAAATGGCCCGCGAATTCCAGACCGCTCTGATGCCATCCTTGGCCCCCGGCTTTTCAGTCGGCCAGGTCCGGGACCCCATGCGCCTTGGCTTCGCGCACTTCTATCAACCAGCCTCGACCGTGGGTGGGGATTTCTTCGACCTCATCGAGCTGGACGAGCACCGCACCGGCGTCCTGATCGCGGATGTGATGGGCCACGGAGCCCGTTCCGCGTTGGTCACGGCCATCCTTCGCGCGGTGGTGAGGAATCACGTCATCTCTGCCGGGGATCCCGGGAAATTTCTAGGCATCCTCAACCGCGAGCTTCACGAGGTCATTGAGCGCAGCCACCAGACTCTTTTCGTTACGGCCTTCTTCATGGTCTTGGATACGAAGGAATGTCGCGCCCACTGGGCCGTCGCCGGCCATCCTTCACCGCTCCGCGCCCGCCGCAGTACCGGGAATCCTCCCCAGCTTCTCTGGACCGGTGCGCAGCGCCAGCCTGCCTTGGGCCTGCTGCCGGAAGTGAACTATCAATCGTCCTCCTCGCAGATCAGGGTAGGGGATGTGTTCCTTCTTTTCACGGACGGAGTCGTGGAGGCGGAAAATCCCGGCGGAAAGGATTTCGGGATCCAGCGCCTGATTTCAACCTTCGATGAGTCCTTGGACGGTCCCTTGGCTGCCATGCCGGCGAAGATCGTCTGTGAGGTGGCCGCCTTCCAAAAACGAAAGCACCACGATGACGACGTCTGCGTGGTGGCAGTCGAAGTGATACCCGGTGCCATCCCCGAGATCATCACCGACCCGGCTGCCCTGACAGGATCGGTCCCAAGCGGTGCTTGACTTGGCGGGCTGCCCCGGCCATTCCCGGCCCATGGCCAAGCTCTCGATCCGCGATCTCGACGTCAACGGCAAGGAAGTCCTCATGCGTGTGGATTTCAATGTCCCGCTGGAAGATGGAGCCATCACGGATGACACCCGCATCCAAGGTGCTGTCCCTTCCATCAAGCACCTCCTTTCCGGCGGCGCGAAGCTCGTCCTCGCCTCCCACCTCGGCCGTCCGAAGGGTGGTCCGGAGCCGAAGTATTCTCTCGCTCCCGCCGCCAAGCGCCTCGCTGAAATCCTCGGTCAGGATGTGAAGCTTGCCCCGGACAGCATCGGCGAGGAAACCGCCGCCCTGCGCGCCGCCCTCCAGCCCGGTCAGGTCCTGATCCTCGAGAACACCCGCTTCTACCCGCAGGAGGAGAAGAACGATCCGGAATACGCGAAGGCCCTCGCCGGCAGCGCCGAGATTTACGTGAACGATGCCTTCGGCACCGCGCACCGTGCCCACGCTTCCACGGAAGGTGTGACCCATTTCATCCCGAAGAGCGCCATGGGCTTCCTCATGGAGCGCGAGCTCGAATACCTCGACGGCAAGCTGCAGGATCCGGAGCGCCCCTTCCTTGTCATCATGGGCGGCGCGAAGGTCTCCGATAAGATCCAGGTGATTTCGAAGCTGATGGAAAAGGCAGATGCCTTCCTCATCGGCGGCGCCATGGCGAATACCTTCCGCAAGGCGCAGGGCTACAAGACCGGCAACAGCCGCGTCGAGGCCGACAAGCTTGAACTTGCCCTTGAGATCCTCGCCTCCGCGAAGGCGAAGGGCGTGGAGTTCTATCTCCCCGCCGACACCCGCGTGACCCAGGAATTCAAGGAAGGTGCCGAAACCAAGTGCACCGAACCCTATGAAAAGGGTGGCGAAACCTGGGACGGCTGGGAAGGCATCGACATCGGTGATGTCGCCATCGAGGAATTCACCAAGGAGGTGGCGAAGGCCAAGACGATTATCTGGAACGGCCCGATGGGCGTTTTCGAGATCGATAGCTTCGGCAAGGGCACCAAGGCCGTCGCCGAGGCCATGGCCGCCAGCACTGCCGTGACCATCGTCGGGGGCGGGGATTCCGTGACCGCCGTGAACAAGTACGGCCTTGATGATAAGATGACCTTTATCTCCACGGGCGGTGGAGCATCGCTGGAATTGCTTGAAGGAAAGGTGCTTCCCGGTGTGGCAGCGCTCTCCGAGGCTTGACTTGGCCCGATTCCCGCTGTTCATCCCGCACCCATCCGACATTACATGATTCGCAAGCCCATCTTTGCCGCCAACTGGAAGATGAACAAGGGCCCCTCGGAAACCGAGGATTTCGCCCGCAGCTTCCTTTCCAAGGTCCAGAACCGGACCTTCCCCTGTGACATCGTCATTGCCCCGCCCTTCGTCTCGCTTTCCAAGGCAGCCGAAATTCTGGGTAATGTCTCCAGCATCGCTCTCGCCGCGCAGAATTGCTCGCAGTTCGATTCCGGAGCCTACACCGGGGAAATCAGCGCGATGATGCTGAAGGAATTCTTCGTCCACTATGTGATCCTCGGCCATAGCGAACGCCGTGCGATCTACGGGGAGACGGATGAGGTCATCAATGCCAAGGTCCGCAAGGCCCGCGAGCTGAACCTCCGCCCGATCTTCTGCATCGGTGAGACGCTGGAAGAGCGGAACGAAGGCAAGCTGGAAAAGGTGCTCCGCACCCAAGTCAGCGAAGGTCTGAAGGGCCTGAGCGAGCGCGACCTGCTCGACACCGTCATCGCCTATGAGCCCGTTTGGGCCATCGGCACCGGCGTCACCGCTACCGCCGATCAGGCACAGGAAGCCCACGCTTTCGTCCGTTCGCTCGTTGCCGAACAATTCGGTGCCGACCCCGCAGCGAAGATCCGCATTCAGTACGGTGGCTCGGTGAAGCCGAACAACGCCGCCGAACTCATGGCCTGCCCGGACATCGACGGCGCGCTCATCGGTGGTGCCTCCTTGGAGCCGCAGAGCTTCCTGGACATCATCCAGAACGGCGCCCCGGGCTGATCTGGTTTGAGATTGCCATAGCCTCTTGAAGACCCCGCCTCGGCGGGGTCTTTTTTTTGGGGGGGGCGAGTGGTGCACCGCATCGGTCAGTGGATTGGCTGTCGCCCCTAGGCCCGCCTTAGGCGGCGGGAGCGGCTGGAATGGGATAGGTGATTCCGGTTTCTCCTGGCGGCAGCCCCGGAACTGCCATCCAGCCGCCCGAACTTTCCCCGCGACAGCGCCCCTGAAGCAGTGTTTCCTCCCGCTCATGCGCTGGCTTCTATTCGCCGTCCTCACCCCCGCCGCTTTCGCTCAGGCCGATCCCTTCGCGGCGCTCGACAAGAACAAGGACGGCAAGCTCTCCCTCACGGAAGTGCCTAAGGCCGCGCAGGCCCACTTCAAGCGCGTGGATGCCAACAACGATGGCATTGTCACACAGGAGGAATTCGCCAAGTCCAATGGTGGCGGAAGCCCGGCACCGGCCAAGGGACCGGACCTCGATTTGCTAAAGGACATCGACTATGTCGGGAAAGGCAACCCGCGCCAGAAGCTCGATCTTCTCGTGGCGAAAGATCGCGCCACCAAGCTTCGTCCGCTCGTCGTTTTCATCCATGGAGGTGGTTGGCTTGCGGGTAGCAAGTCGGATGGCTTGGGCGTGATGCAGGCAATCACAGCCAACGGTGACTACGTTGCAGCGAGCATCAACTACCGCCTCACCCAGGAAGCGGCATGGCCAGCTCAGATCTTCGATTGCAAGGCTGCGATTCGTTACCTGCGTGGCAATGCTTCCAAGTATGGCATCGATCCCGAGCGCATCGGCGTCATGGGGATGTCTGCCGGAGGGCAGCTTGTCTCGGTGCTGGGCACGAGTGGTGATGTCTCATCCCTCGAAGGGGATCTGGGCAGTTTCACCAAGCAGAGCAGCCGCGTGCAATGCGTGGTGAATTTCTTCGGTCCCGCAAATTTCCTCACCTTCTACGGTCCGGATACCACGACCGCGACGCTCCGCGATGCCAAGATGATAGGGCCGCTTCTCGGCAAGGATGAGGAGGAGGTGCTGGTGAATGCCAAGTCCGCTTCCGCCGTGACTTGGATCACCAAGGACGATGCGCCCTTCTTTACGGCCCATGGAACCAAGGATGATCTCGTCCCCTACGCCCAGGCGAAGGAGATCGATGCCAGCCTCGCCAAAGCCGGCGTGGAAACCCATCTCATCGAGATGACCGGAGCCGGGCACGGCTTTGACAGCCCGGATCTGAATGATCGCATCAAGCTCTTCCTCGACAAACACCTCCGCGGCCGGGAAGCCAAGATCCCCGAAACGCCGATCCGGGTGCAGTGAAGGAGCGCTATTCCTCGTAGGGTAAGTCCTCGGCCGCCGTGCCGATGAAATCCGGTTCCGGCAGTTCTTGTAGCTGCACGGCCCTGACGCTGGATCTTCCTTCCATCAGTGCCTTGCACACGCGGTGCATGCCGTCCATCACGCGCCCTTCCGGATCGAGGATGATCGGGTTGCCAAGATCAGTTTCCGCGATCAGCCTCGCATGCTCCGCGATCTTCCGGCAGGTCGGCAGGTCTCCTTCATTCTCGAACCAGAAGCTTTCATCCAGCTCGCGGACCTCATCCAAGGACAGGTCAAAGGGCACAAGCCTGCTTGTCCTTTCAATCAGGCGGCGGACATCCCACGCGAGCAATCCCTGTTCCGAGCTTCTGAGGTGATATTGCGCGCGCACCGGCTACTGGAAATTGTCGTCCTCGGGTGAAGGGAGATCCTTGGGGAATCCTACGACCTCGATCTCAGGGTCCTTCGTGAAGATCTCACGGAGATCCGCATCCAGCTTCGTCACGTCCTCCGTGAAATCGATCCTGCGGAACTTCGTCCAACTCCAGCGGCGGCCGGGCGCGTCTTGAAGGCAGGCGCAGTATTCCTGCACATCCTTGTCTTGGCGAATGCTGTAAACGCAGACCCCGCTGGAAAAGTCCCCCTGTTTGACGCCGACCCACCATCCCCAGTCTTCGCAGACATAGCCCGGCATTTGATAGCCTTTTGCAGCCAAGCCTTCATTCAGGTAGATCGAGATGGCCTTGCCATACAGTCCTTCGTTCACCAGTTCCTCCTCCTCCCCGGGCATCGCCGGAAACTTTGAGCTGCGGATGTGAATGAAGGGAAGCCGGGCCATGATCGATGACGACAGACTGTGAGCCTGAAGATCGGGAGTCAACGTACCGTCGCGATTCGTCTCCGGGTTTCCAGCGGGGACCACAGGAGGGTGTTCCTTGCTGCCCTCTGGCTTGGTAGTCTTTCGCTATGTCAGCTTTTTCGGCTCTCCCATCATCTTCCTCTCTTTGCCCGGGCCCCCCCGGCTCCTGTTAATTTCCCTGATATAACAGGCGGAACAGGCGCTTCCTGACGGCTCGCTCTTTCCCCATGTCGCCTCAAGAAAGGCCTGTGTCCTTTCACATTCCACATTCCAATTGCGCTGCATTTCTCCACTTGTTGAAGCCCCCAAAATTCATTCATCCTGCAAGGGTGAGCGAAGAACTCCTCTGGAAAGGCAGTCCGTCCCAAGTCCTCAACCTTGGCAAATACCTCATAGCCCTTCTGTTGGCCGTGGGAATCGCGGTGGGGGGCATCTTTTTCCCGCCGGCATGGGCCGCGCTGATCCTGCCCTTGGGCTGGGCTCTTTGGATCTTCATTGAAACCCGCAGCGTCCGCCATGAGCTCACCACCGAGCGCATCCGCCTCTATCGAGGTGTCTTCAACCAGAAGATGGATGATGTGGAGCTTTACCGGGTGAAGGATACCTCGATGGAGCGTCCGTTCTGGTACCGGATGTTCGGCCTCTCCACGTTGATCATCGAGACCTCCGATCGCTCCCAGCCGCGCATCGAGATCAAGGCGGTAAGTGATGGCGACAATCTCCGGGAAACCCTGCGCAAGCAGGTCGAGTTCTGGCGCGATCGCAAGCGGGTCCGCGAGGTGGATTTCGACGAGAACGGTGCCTTGGCGGATGGCAGCACGGATGATGGTGGTGCTCCACTCGCCTGAGCGGATTTGGTGCTGCCGCCTTGTGGATTCGTCTGGGAACTACAGAAACCTTCGCCGTTCAATGTTGGACCTTGGCGGTCCGATGTTCTCTACTTCGCCCCGATGACCACCCAGCCCGGACGCACGCCGCACACGCCCATCGCCGTCAACATCGAGATGTGGTTCGAGGGCTCCTTCGTCGAGCGCATCGAGCAAGCAGCGGCGCTCGGCTTTCCCGCCATCGAGCTATGGACTTGGCGGGACAAGGATCTGATCGCGGGGGCAGAGGCGCTGCGGAAGCACGGGATGACGGCCACGCAGTTCACCGCTTGGGGCTTCGGGCAGCAGGTCAATCATCCGGATTTTCCCGTGGCCGACTTTGTGGCGGAGATCCAGGCCGCCTGCGAGGCCGCCGATTTGCTGCCCGGCTGCGAACTCATGACCGTCGTGGGTGGCGATGATATCCCCGGCTTCACGAAAGAGCAGATGCACGCAGCGCTGGTGGAAAAGCTCCGCGCCGCCGTACCCGTGCTCGAAGAGAAGGGGAAGACCATCATCCTCGAGCCGATG
This portion of the Luteolibacter luteus genome encodes:
- a CDS encoding 3-keto-disaccharide hydrolase — encoded protein: MKIRLLLASLLLSGISLAAPEKLFDGKTLTGWKLKGSDYWTAADGILKGESDDKKQSSILWTEKSYKDFTMEFEFRFSGDIDSGVFLRNENEQIQIGTSRSLKRDMTGSPYIGNKGKYPQEAEGVKDLLKTGEWNKMKIVAKGNTYTVTLNGKQVIEYVSDTAKSEPGPLGLQIHPGVKMKIEFKDLAVEEA
- the gap gene encoding type I glyceraldehyde-3-phosphate dehydrogenase; amino-acid sequence: MTTIAINGFGRIGRLVFRALVEQGHLGTTFNVVAVGDIVPADNLAYLLKYDSTQGKFNGTVSSKKSKPELEEDDVLVVNGHEIKVVSARSPEGLPWGELGVEVVIESTGLFTDAEKAKGHLTAGAKKVIISAPAKGEDGTFVQGVNDELYDASKHHIISNASCTTNCLAPVVHVLLKEGFGIEEGLMTTIHSYTATQKTVDGPSKKDWKGGRSAAINIIPSTTGAAKAVALVCPEVKGKLTGMSFRVPTPTVSVVDLTVKTSKATSLEEIKAAIKKASETYLKGILAYTEDEVVSTDFIHDAHSSIFDAGSSIELNPTFFKLVAWYDNEWGYSNRVIDLLTDVVKKGL
- a CDS encoding SpoIIE family protein phosphatase produces the protein MGLRGKFATALAIAAVLPLAVGLIVLQTFGFRHLLATKGRQHEAEAAALARSLESSVESQAGNFWSWIAADPSVPEFVAQADTVPADAQATKDLEARWRGLSPEDPVLKSILTNRGSNSLVRFAGAHRQVAEVLIADNTGRMIAASGKTSDYDQSDEEWWQIGRSLKERGMWTDELHFDESAGVFSLDLVLPVYREKSLKGVAKLVLDVTPMFQRLRPDSQAGGGRLEILLPDGRLLARGGKGYRDVGKPLDPDSVLAVRIGRSGWTLTKPGDDDVEMMTGFAAIQSRSVDRQRFEPGGYVLFSSPKAEVVAPLRRQILMIGTGAGLATGFCLLCGYALVSRKILSPLSVLGQAARSVSATARLRKDVTLSDDEAFALRKTAEEDLARIESIRTGDEVEELAADLGIMTSRVMRYNRELEEEVDAKTSLIREELEMAREFQTALMPSLAPGFSVGQVRDPMRLGFAHFYQPASTVGGDFFDLIELDEHRTGVLIADVMGHGARSALVTAILRAVVRNHVISAGDPGKFLGILNRELHEVIERSHQTLFVTAFFMVLDTKECRAHWAVAGHPSPLRARRSTGNPPQLLWTGAQRQPALGLLPEVNYQSSSSQIRVGDVFLLFTDGVVEAENPGGKDFGIQRLISTFDESLDGPLAAMPAKIVCEVAAFQKRKHHDDDVCVVAVEVIPGAIPEIITDPAALTGSVPSGA
- a CDS encoding phosphoglycerate kinase gives rise to the protein MAKLSIRDLDVNGKEVLMRVDFNVPLEDGAITDDTRIQGAVPSIKHLLSGGAKLVLASHLGRPKGGPEPKYSLAPAAKRLAEILGQDVKLAPDSIGEETAALRAALQPGQVLILENTRFYPQEEKNDPEYAKALAGSAEIYVNDAFGTAHRAHASTEGVTHFIPKSAMGFLMERELEYLDGKLQDPERPFLVIMGGAKVSDKIQVISKLMEKADAFLIGGAMANTFRKAQGYKTGNSRVEADKLELALEILASAKAKGVEFYLPADTRVTQEFKEGAETKCTEPYEKGGETWDGWEGIDIGDVAIEEFTKEVAKAKTIIWNGPMGVFEIDSFGKGTKAVAEAMAASTAVTIVGGGDSVTAVNKYGLDDKMTFISTGGGASLELLEGKVLPGVAALSEA
- the tpiA gene encoding triose-phosphate isomerase, with product MIRKPIFAANWKMNKGPSETEDFARSFLSKVQNRTFPCDIVIAPPFVSLSKAAEILGNVSSIALAAQNCSQFDSGAYTGEISAMMLKEFFVHYVILGHSERRAIYGETDEVINAKVRKARELNLRPIFCIGETLEERNEGKLEKVLRTQVSEGLKGLSERDLLDTVIAYEPVWAIGTGVTATADQAQEAHAFVRSLVAEQFGADPAAKIRIQYGGSVKPNNAAELMACPDIDGALIGGASLEPQSFLDIIQNGAPG
- a CDS encoding alpha/beta hydrolase fold domain-containing protein codes for the protein MRWLLFAVLTPAAFAQADPFAALDKNKDGKLSLTEVPKAAQAHFKRVDANNDGIVTQEEFAKSNGGGSPAPAKGPDLDLLKDIDYVGKGNPRQKLDLLVAKDRATKLRPLVVFIHGGGWLAGSKSDGLGVMQAITANGDYVAASINYRLTQEAAWPAQIFDCKAAIRYLRGNASKYGIDPERIGVMGMSAGGQLVSVLGTSGDVSSLEGDLGSFTKQSSRVQCVVNFFGPANFLTFYGPDTTTATLRDAKMIGPLLGKDEEEVLVNAKSASAVTWITKDDAPFFTAHGTKDDLVPYAQAKEIDASLAKAGVETHLIEMTGAGHGFDSPDLNDRIKLFLDKHLRGREAKIPETPIRVQ
- a CDS encoding PH domain-containing protein, whose translation is MSEELLWKGSPSQVLNLGKYLIALLLAVGIAVGGIFFPPAWAALILPLGWALWIFIETRSVRHELTTERIRLYRGVFNQKMDDVELYRVKDTSMERPFWYRMFGLSTLIIETSDRSQPRIEIKAVSDGDNLRETLRKQVEFWRDRKRVREVDFDENGALADGSTDDGGAPLA
- a CDS encoding TIM barrel protein — encoded protein: MTTQPGRTPHTPIAVNIEMWFEGSFVERIEQAAALGFPAIELWTWRDKDLIAGAEALRKHGMTATQFTAWGFGQQVNHPDFPVADFVAEIQAACEAADLLPGCELMTVVGGDDIPGFTKEQMHAALVEKLRAAVPVLEEKGKTIILEPMNPYNHPDHCLYGSADGVAICKAVGSRRVLLNWDIFHMQRYEGNLIDNLTKHREWIGYVQFADSPDRNEPGTGEVRYSEVFRKVRELGLPLPLGAECIPQGMDARRAADRLYQTDLKSGPAA